One window of the Quadrisphaera setariae genome contains the following:
- a CDS encoding PepSY-associated TM helix domain-containing protein: MTASHLTPPTAPTAPAPAPATSAAGPSAWSRLRPLVLRLHFFAGVLVAPFILVAAVTGGLYAVAPQVEQVVYDHELHVAPSATALPLDAQVSAALTARGAGSESTLLAVRPAPTPSDTTRVLFSDPSLGESYRLAVFVDPGTGEVRGQLPVYGTSGSLPLRAWVSELHRNLHLGEPGRVYSELAASWLAVLAVSGLALWTTRRVTSHRLRRTLLLQRGTTGRARTRSLHGVTGTWMLLGLLALSATGLTWSTYAGERVTALRSALAWETPAVDTALGDATAGAGAQGSTAGHEDHTSMAGTAGMDGSTPSAADLAAQTTSVLAAARAAGLDSAQVEVELPADATSTWKVDEVHRSWPEQVGSAAVAVDAPTAEGGRPSAHVVDVVRFSDYPFMAKMARWGIDAHSGSLFGLANQLVLLALAAGITASVLWGYRMWWQRRPDRSTRWGVGRPAQRGAHRWLPLPALVVVLVVTAAVAWALPVLGVSLALFLLVDAVTGAVVRTRTT, encoded by the coding sequence GTGACCGCCTCACACCTCACCCCACCCACCGCACCCACCGCACCCGCACCCGCACCCGCCACGTCCGCAGCCGGACCGTCGGCGTGGTCGCGGCTGCGCCCGCTGGTGCTGCGGCTGCACTTCTTCGCCGGGGTGCTCGTCGCCCCGTTCATCCTCGTGGCCGCGGTCACGGGTGGCCTGTACGCCGTGGCGCCGCAGGTGGAGCAGGTCGTCTACGACCACGAGCTGCACGTGGCGCCGTCCGCCACCGCGCTCCCGCTGGACGCGCAGGTCAGCGCGGCCCTCACCGCGCGGGGCGCCGGCAGCGAGAGCACCCTCCTCGCCGTCCGTCCCGCACCGACCCCGTCGGACACCACCCGCGTGCTGTTCAGCGACCCGTCGCTGGGGGAGTCCTACCGGCTGGCCGTCTTCGTCGACCCCGGCACCGGCGAGGTCCGGGGGCAGCTGCCCGTGTACGGCACGTCGGGCTCGCTGCCGCTGCGCGCGTGGGTGAGCGAGCTGCACCGGAACCTGCACCTGGGGGAGCCGGGCCGGGTCTACAGCGAGCTGGCCGCCTCGTGGCTGGCGGTGCTGGCCGTCTCAGGTCTGGCGCTGTGGACGACGCGGCGCGTCACCTCCCACCGCCTGCGGCGGACGCTCCTGCTGCAGCGCGGCACCACCGGCCGCGCCCGCACGCGGTCGCTCCACGGCGTCACCGGGACGTGGATGCTCCTGGGGCTGCTGGCGCTCTCCGCCACGGGCCTGACGTGGTCGACCTACGCGGGGGAGCGCGTCACCGCGCTGCGCTCCGCCCTGGCCTGGGAGACCCCCGCCGTCGACACCGCCCTGGGTGACGCCACCGCCGGGGCCGGGGCGCAGGGCTCGACCGCCGGGCACGAGGACCACACCTCGATGGCGGGCACGGCAGGGATGGACGGCTCCACGCCCTCCGCTGCGGACCTGGCCGCGCAGACGACCTCCGTGCTCGCCGCCGCGCGCGCCGCGGGGCTGGACTCCGCCCAGGTCGAGGTGGAGCTGCCCGCTGACGCGACCTCCACCTGGAAGGTCGACGAGGTGCACCGCAGCTGGCCCGAGCAGGTCGGCAGCGCCGCGGTCGCCGTGGACGCGCCGACGGCCGAGGGCGGACGGCCCAGCGCTCACGTCGTCGACGTCGTGAGGTTCTCGGACTACCCGTTCATGGCCAAGATGGCCCGCTGGGGCATCGACGCCCACTCCGGCAGCCTCTTCGGCCTCGCCAACCAGCTGGTGCTGCTGGCGCTGGCCGCGGGCATCACCGCGTCGGTGCTCTGGGGCTACCGGATGTGGTGGCAGCGCCGGCCCGACAGGTCCACCCGCTGGGGCGTCGGCAGGCCGGCGCAGCGCGGAGCGCACCGGTGGCTGCCGCTGCCGGCGCTCGTCGTCGTCCTCGTGGTGACGGCCGCGGTGGCGTGGGCCCTGCCCGTGCTGGGGGTCAGCCTGGCGCTGTTCCTGCTGGTCGACGCGGTCACCGGAGCCGTGGTCAGAACGCGCACCACCTGA
- a CDS encoding methyl-accepting chemotaxis protein, which translates to MFARLRDLKVATKLFAAFGVVCVLLLTVLGIGVLRLSEAQERLDDMYSGNLISLEALAAARLDIQLLRQDTSRAQAGINDPKTMKLALDGNVEHEAALDEDWKRYDSGKTGATAEQRAEAWKLVGQWREERKALFTFAQAGDNAGYSKHRDDVVAPLTTQIAKAMDGLYAAELANGAADAKAGAAAFRSAMTLMVGAAVIALAIAVTTAVVLARSISRPLTRVLDVVKGLAEGRLDQRTGITSRDEVGQLASATDESVANLAGVVRTIKTRADDLTRASEGLTGVSAQLSAGAEESSVQANLVAAASEEISVSMSTIAAAGEEMTSAIGEIAASTATAAQTAADAVSTAQEADAILTRLGTSSREIGEVVKLITSIAEQTNLLALNATIEAARAGELGKGFAVVAGEVKELARQTAQATDEIVGKVSATQADAADATAAISQISEVIGRIDALQATVASAVEEQSATTAEMVRSVTEVSSGTREISANIVGVATAARETTSSAQATTTTADDLQRTARELRESVAAFRL; encoded by the coding sequence GTGTTCGCTCGCCTGCGCGACCTCAAGGTCGCCACCAAGCTCTTCGCCGCGTTCGGCGTCGTCTGCGTCCTCCTGCTGACCGTGCTCGGCATCGGGGTGCTGCGGCTGTCCGAGGCGCAGGAGCGGCTCGACGACATGTACTCCGGCAACCTCATCTCCCTGGAGGCGCTCGCCGCGGCGCGCCTGGACATCCAGCTGCTGCGCCAGGACACCTCCCGCGCCCAGGCGGGCATCAACGACCCGAAGACCATGAAGCTGGCCCTGGACGGCAACGTCGAGCACGAAGCCGCCCTGGACGAGGACTGGAAGCGGTACGACTCCGGGAAGACGGGAGCCACCGCAGAGCAGCGCGCCGAGGCCTGGAAGCTGGTCGGCCAGTGGCGCGAGGAGCGCAAGGCCCTCTTCACCTTCGCCCAGGCGGGCGACAACGCGGGGTACAGCAAGCACCGCGACGACGTGGTCGCCCCGCTGACCACCCAGATCGCCAAGGCGATGGACGGCCTCTACGCGGCGGAGCTCGCGAACGGCGCGGCCGACGCGAAGGCCGGTGCCGCCGCGTTCCGCAGCGCCATGACCCTCATGGTCGGCGCGGCCGTCATCGCCCTCGCGATCGCCGTCACCACCGCCGTGGTCCTGGCGCGCTCCATCTCCCGCCCGCTGACCCGCGTGCTCGACGTGGTCAAGGGCCTGGCCGAGGGCCGCCTGGACCAGCGCACCGGCATCACCAGCAGGGACGAGGTCGGTCAGCTGGCCAGCGCCACCGACGAGTCGGTGGCGAACCTCGCCGGGGTGGTCCGCACCATCAAGACCCGCGCCGACGACCTGACGCGCGCCTCCGAGGGCCTGACCGGCGTCTCGGCGCAGCTCTCGGCGGGTGCCGAGGAGTCCTCGGTGCAGGCCAACCTGGTGGCGGCGGCCTCCGAGGAGATCTCGGTGTCGATGTCGACCATCGCCGCCGCCGGTGAGGAGATGACGTCCGCGATCGGCGAGATCGCCGCTTCCACCGCCACCGCGGCCCAGACCGCGGCCGACGCCGTGTCCACCGCGCAGGAGGCGGACGCGATCCTGACCCGCCTGGGCACCTCCAGCCGCGAGATCGGCGAGGTGGTCAAGCTCATCACCTCCATCGCCGAGCAGACCAACCTGCTGGCGCTGAACGCCACCATCGAGGCCGCTCGCGCCGGCGAGCTCGGCAAGGGCTTCGCGGTGGTGGCCGGCGAGGTCAAGGAGCTGGCCCGCCAGACCGCCCAGGCCACCGACGAGATCGTCGGCAAGGTCTCGGCCACCCAGGCGGACGCCGCTGACGCCACTGCGGCGATCTCGCAGATCAGCGAGGTCATCGGTCGCATCGACGCGCTCCAGGCCACCGTCGCCTCGGCCGTGGAGGAGCAGTCGGCCACGACGGCGGAGATGGTGCGGTCGGTGACCGAGGTGTCGTCAGGGACGCGCGAGATCAGCGCCAACATCGTCGGTGTGGCGACGGCGGCTCGCGAGACCACCTCCAGCGCTCAGGCCACGACGACCACCGCTGACGACCTGCAGCGCACCGCGCGCGAGCTGCGCGAGTCGGTGGCGGCGTTCCGCCTCTGA
- a CDS encoding NAD-dependent epimerase/dehydratase family protein, with amino-acid sequence MATPLRILFIGGTGIISSAASALAVERGHELHVLNRGTTSLRPLPEQAVQHTADVRDPAAAREALGDLEFDAVVDWLSFTPDHVRTATDLVRGRTGQYVFISSASAYQTPPERLPVTESTPLRNPFWQYSRDKIACEDLLTQLYREEGFPMTVVRPSHTYDRTLVPFDGGWSFVERMRRGQPVVVPGDGTSLWTLTHHTDLAGALLPLLAQPRALGEAFHITGDDAWTWDQIARALGRAAGVTDPELVHVPSEAINAVDPEWGAGLLGDKAHSMVFDNSKVKALAPGWRAVVPFERGAEEIVAWHDADPARRSLDERWNGVVDGLVERFRVR; translated from the coding sequence ATGGCCACACCCCTGCGCATCCTCTTCATCGGCGGCACCGGGATCATCAGCTCCGCCGCGTCCGCGCTCGCCGTGGAGCGCGGGCACGAGCTGCACGTCCTCAACCGCGGCACCACCTCGCTGCGCCCGCTGCCGGAGCAGGCGGTCCAGCACACCGCCGACGTCCGCGATCCCGCCGCCGCGCGCGAGGCCCTGGGAGACCTCGAGTTCGACGCCGTCGTCGACTGGCTCTCCTTCACCCCCGACCACGTGCGCACCGCCACCGACCTCGTGCGCGGCCGCACCGGGCAGTACGTCTTCATCTCGTCGGCGTCGGCCTACCAGACCCCGCCGGAGCGGCTCCCCGTCACCGAGTCCACCCCGCTGCGCAACCCGTTCTGGCAGTACTCCCGCGACAAGATCGCCTGCGAGGACCTCCTCACGCAGCTGTACCGCGAGGAGGGCTTCCCGATGACCGTGGTACGCCCCTCGCACACCTACGACCGCACGCTGGTGCCCTTCGACGGCGGCTGGTCGTTCGTGGAGCGGATGCGGCGCGGGCAGCCCGTCGTCGTCCCCGGAGACGGCACCTCGCTGTGGACCCTCACCCACCACACGGACCTCGCCGGGGCGCTCCTGCCGCTGCTCGCGCAGCCGCGGGCGCTGGGGGAGGCCTTCCACATCACCGGCGACGACGCCTGGACGTGGGACCAGATCGCCCGGGCCCTGGGCCGCGCCGCCGGGGTGACCGACCCCGAGCTGGTCCACGTGCCCTCGGAGGCCATCAACGCCGTCGACCCCGAGTGGGGTGCCGGGCTCCTCGGCGACAAGGCCCACTCGATGGTCTTCGACAACAGCAAGGTCAAGGCCCTCGCGCCCGGGTGGCGCGCGGTCGTGCCGTTCGAGCGAGGTGCGGAGGAGATCGTCGCCTGGCACGACGCCGACCCCGCGCGCCGCTCCCTCGACGAGCGCTGGAACGGCGTGGTCGACGGCCTGGTGGAGCGCTTCCGGGTCCGCTGA
- a CDS encoding GGDEF domain-containing protein has protein sequence MRGPGPRLRALAAPYDWRTALVVAMNAGAAAEVLVAVGLARAGVLAVPPPTLLAVAGTWALLALWGAVRRRLTEGEALAQLCGATGMLVVEAVLVRDPTWQWVCAVVLSLVPVTGIVFRRGPRLAPLTAVVVAGQVVIAFHRDEGAALGLFSVSALVLASLVPVVIIGVLARAVRAMQAETALQARTDVLTGLLNRRGMGEAAGALLSGAARRAEVVGVVLADVDGFKAVNDTWGHAVGDEVLVATASALREDVRAGDLVVRLGGEELAVIGAWKDDHAVAAAAERLRAAVEQQRAPGLPPVTVSIGTATAPAGEVAGAEETEGGSASDVLSRLIDRADQALYEAKRAGRNCVRHSSGAAGAPSQRGAPGPRIGA, from the coding sequence GTGAGGGGACCCGGTCCGCGGCTGCGCGCACTGGCCGCGCCCTACGACTGGCGGACCGCTCTCGTGGTGGCGATGAACGCGGGGGCGGCGGCGGAGGTCCTGGTCGCCGTGGGCCTCGCCCGCGCGGGGGTGCTCGCCGTGCCACCGCCCACGCTGCTCGCCGTCGCGGGCACCTGGGCGCTGCTCGCGCTCTGGGGCGCGGTGCGCCGGCGCCTGACGGAGGGCGAGGCGCTCGCGCAGCTGTGCGGCGCCACGGGCATGCTCGTCGTCGAGGCGGTGCTCGTGCGCGACCCCACCTGGCAGTGGGTGTGCGCCGTGGTGCTCTCCCTGGTGCCCGTGACCGGGATCGTGTTCCGGCGGGGACCGCGTCTGGCGCCGCTGACGGCGGTCGTCGTGGCCGGGCAGGTGGTGATCGCCTTCCACCGCGACGAAGGCGCAGCGCTGGGGCTGTTCTCCGTGAGCGCCCTGGTCCTGGCGTCGCTCGTGCCGGTCGTCATCATCGGGGTGCTGGCCCGGGCGGTCCGCGCCATGCAGGCCGAGACCGCCCTGCAGGCCCGCACCGACGTGCTCACGGGCCTGCTCAACCGGCGCGGGATGGGCGAGGCCGCCGGCGCCCTGCTCAGCGGGGCGGCTCGCCGCGCGGAGGTGGTCGGGGTGGTGCTGGCCGACGTCGACGGGTTCAAGGCCGTCAACGACACCTGGGGCCACGCCGTCGGCGACGAGGTGCTGGTGGCCACGGCGTCCGCCCTGCGGGAGGACGTGCGCGCCGGTGACCTCGTGGTGCGACTCGGCGGCGAGGAGCTCGCCGTGATCGGTGCCTGGAAGGACGACCACGCCGTCGCCGCGGCCGCCGAGCGCCTGCGGGCGGCGGTGGAGCAGCAGCGGGCGCCAGGACTGCCGCCGGTCACCGTCAGCATCGGCACCGCGACCGCTCCCGCCGGCGAGGTCGCGGGAGCCGAGGAGACCGAGGGCGGCAGCGCCTCCGACGTGCTGTCCCGCCTCATCGACCGGGCCGACCAGGCCCTCTACGAGGCCAAGCGCGCCGGGCGCAACTGCGTGCGCCACAGCTCCGGCGCTGCCGGGGCGCCCTCGCAGCGCGGGGCGCCAGGGCCCAGGATCGGTGCATGA
- a CDS encoding xylulokinase, with amino-acid sequence MATQSSTEITEGRAVLGIELGSTRIKAVLIGPDHRVLATGGHTWENQLVDKLWTYSLEDVRAGLREAYGQVAATVRDEHGVELTRLAGLGVSAMMHGYLALDADDELLVPFRTWRNTNTGEAVEQLSAALDFNVPHRWSIAHLHQAVLDREEHLPRLATATTLAGYVHHALSGEHVLGVGDASGVFPIDSSTGTYDADRLATAQRVLAGAGFAGQLTDVLPRVLPAGEVAGHLTEAGARLLDPSGALQAGAPLCPPEGDAGTGMVATGSVAPRTGNVSAGTSIFAMVVLEGPLSQVHRELDLVTTPAGDPVAMVHCNNGASELNAWAGLFKQFAAAAGSPLDDAGVFRTLFEASLDGAADGGGMLAYNYLSGEPITDLEEGRPLFLRTPGSPFDLSTFMRTQIYAAFATLRIGMDVLTAEGVRLDRMFAHGGVFGTKGVAQRHLAAAIDTPVSVGDVAAEGGAWGIAVLAAFTAARAASGEAGEAAEQRDLATYLDEAVFADAQLETLDPDAGDVAGFDAYLRRYVAALPVERAAVEHS; translated from the coding sequence GTGGCGACGCAGTCATCGACGGAGATCACTGAGGGACGGGCGGTGCTCGGCATCGAGCTCGGCTCGACGCGCATCAAGGCGGTGCTCATCGGACCGGACCACCGCGTGCTGGCCACCGGCGGGCACACGTGGGAGAACCAGCTGGTCGACAAGCTGTGGACGTACTCGCTGGAGGACGTCCGCGCGGGCCTGCGGGAGGCCTACGGCCAGGTGGCGGCCACCGTGCGCGACGAGCACGGCGTCGAGCTGACCCGCCTGGCGGGCCTGGGCGTCTCGGCGATGATGCACGGCTACCTCGCCCTCGACGCCGACGACGAGCTGCTCGTGCCCTTCCGCACCTGGCGCAACACCAACACCGGCGAGGCCGTGGAGCAGCTGTCCGCCGCCCTCGACTTCAACGTGCCCCACCGCTGGTCCATCGCGCACCTGCACCAGGCCGTGCTGGACCGCGAGGAGCACCTGCCGCGCCTGGCCACCGCCACCACGCTCGCCGGCTACGTCCACCACGCGCTGTCGGGAGAGCACGTCCTGGGCGTGGGCGACGCCAGCGGCGTCTTCCCCATCGACAGCTCCACCGGCACCTACGACGCCGACCGGCTCGCCACCGCGCAGCGCGTCCTGGCCGGCGCGGGGTTCGCCGGACAGCTGACCGACGTGCTGCCCCGGGTGCTGCCCGCCGGTGAGGTCGCAGGCCACCTCACCGAGGCCGGAGCCCGCCTCCTCGACCCCAGCGGCGCGCTGCAGGCCGGGGCCCCGCTGTGCCCGCCCGAGGGCGACGCCGGCACCGGCATGGTGGCCACCGGCTCGGTGGCCCCGCGCACCGGCAACGTCAGCGCCGGCACCTCGATCTTCGCGATGGTCGTCCTGGAGGGGCCGCTCTCGCAGGTCCACCGCGAGCTCGACCTCGTGACCACCCCCGCCGGTGACCCGGTGGCGATGGTCCACTGCAACAACGGCGCCTCAGAGCTCAACGCGTGGGCGGGGCTGTTCAAGCAGTTCGCCGCGGCCGCCGGCTCACCCCTCGACGACGCAGGAGTCTTCCGCACCCTCTTCGAGGCCTCCCTCGACGGCGCCGCGGACGGCGGCGGGATGCTCGCCTACAACTACCTGTCCGGTGAGCCCATCACCGACCTCGAGGAGGGGCGTCCTCTCTTCCTGCGCACGCCCGGCAGCCCGTTCGACCTGTCGACGTTCATGCGCACGCAGATCTACGCGGCGTTCGCCACGCTGCGGATCGGCATGGACGTGCTGACCGCCGAGGGCGTGCGCCTGGACCGGATGTTCGCCCACGGCGGCGTGTTCGGCACCAAGGGCGTCGCGCAGCGCCACCTCGCCGCCGCCATCGACACCCCCGTGTCGGTCGGCGACGTCGCCGCCGAGGGCGGGGCGTGGGGCATCGCCGTCCTGGCGGCCTTCACCGCCGCCCGCGCCGCCTCCGGAGAGGCCGGTGAGGCGGCCGAGCAGCGGGACCTGGCCACCTACCTCGACGAGGCCGTCTTCGCCGACGCGCAGCTGGAGACCCTCGACCCGGACGCGGGCGACGTCGCCGGCTTCGACGCCTACCTGCGCCGCTACGTGGCGGCCCTCCCGGTGGAGCGCGCCGCGGTCGAGCACTCCTGA
- the fgd gene encoding glucose-6-phosphate dehydrogenase (coenzyme-F420), whose product MSDERRELKLGYKASAEQFDPAQLADYAVQAEEAGLDSVWISDHFQPWRHEGGHAPSALSWLPWVAAKTTRVALGTSVLTPTLRYNPAVIAQAFATLGCLAPGRVILGVGTGEALNEHAVGSAFPETRERFARLREAVRLIRTLWTEDRVTFEGEYYRLHDATVYDKPDQPVPVFIAAGGPGVTKYAGRAGDGYICTSGKGMDLYSETLLPALREGLEASGRTEADIERTIEIKVSYDRDRTRALENTRFWAPLSLSAEQKSQVHDPVEMGRLADELPIEQVAKRWIVTDDPAEVTAAVAGYVEAGFDHLVFHGPGHDQTRFLTQFTEDVVPLLRG is encoded by the coding sequence ATGAGTGATGAGCGTCGCGAGCTGAAGCTCGGCTACAAGGCCTCCGCGGAGCAGTTCGACCCCGCCCAGCTGGCCGACTACGCCGTCCAGGCCGAAGAAGCAGGACTGGACTCCGTGTGGATCTCCGACCACTTCCAGCCCTGGCGCCACGAGGGCGGACACGCCCCCTCCGCGCTGAGCTGGCTGCCGTGGGTGGCCGCCAAGACCACCCGCGTCGCCCTCGGCACCTCGGTGCTGACCCCCACCCTGCGCTACAACCCCGCCGTCATCGCCCAGGCCTTCGCCACCCTGGGCTGCCTGGCCCCGGGGCGGGTCATCCTCGGCGTCGGCACCGGAGAGGCCCTCAACGAGCACGCCGTCGGCTCGGCCTTCCCCGAGACCCGTGAGCGCTTCGCCCGCCTGCGCGAAGCCGTCCGCCTCATCCGCACGCTGTGGACCGAGGACCGGGTCACCTTCGAGGGCGAGTACTACCGCCTGCACGACGCCACCGTCTACGACAAGCCCGACCAGCCCGTGCCGGTGTTCATCGCCGCCGGCGGCCCGGGGGTGACCAAGTACGCCGGGCGCGCCGGGGACGGGTACATCTGCACCTCCGGCAAGGGCATGGACCTGTACTCCGAGACGCTGCTGCCGGCGCTGCGCGAGGGGCTGGAGGCCTCCGGGCGCACCGAGGCCGACATCGAGCGGACCATCGAGATCAAGGTCTCCTACGACCGCGACCGCACCCGCGCGCTGGAGAACACCCGCTTCTGGGCGCCGCTGTCGCTGAGCGCGGAGCAGAAGTCCCAGGTGCACGACCCGGTGGAGATGGGGCGCCTGGCCGACGAGCTGCCGATCGAGCAGGTCGCGAAGCGGTGGATCGTCACCGACGACCCCGCCGAGGTCACCGCCGCCGTGGCGGGCTACGTCGAGGCCGGCTTCGACCACCTCGTCTTCCACGGGCCCGGCCACGACCAGACCCGCTTCCTGACCCAGTTCACCGAGGACGTCGTCCCCCTGCTGCGCGGCTGA
- a CDS encoding GGDEF domain-containing protein, whose product MAGVSKGARGLTAAFDWRTGLLAVLFGAGVVEVLIGAQLSRRGVLEVATSTMLVVAGVWAVLFAWCLARRRLTEGEALVQLSAVSALLVLESVLVPDTTWQWVCATVLFVVPVAGVMFLRRSLLALLTLLVVAGQVVVVLARHPDPLLAAYTLSAVLLSSLVPVVVVFVLASAVRAAQERAEHMARTDALTGLLNRHGMGEAAAEVVAGAAQDGRVLGVLVADVDWFKRVNDTWGHGVGDQVLVACAQTLRRHVRDGDLVVRLGGEEVAVVGAWKDDDDVAVTAERLRAAVEHQDVLGLPRVTVSIGTASAPARRVATDSPSGALARLIDEADQGLYEAKREGRNRVCRGSRADAAPSWSST is encoded by the coding sequence GTGGCGGGGGTCTCGAAGGGCGCGCGGGGTCTGACCGCTGCCTTCGACTGGCGCACCGGGCTGCTCGCCGTGCTCTTCGGCGCCGGGGTGGTCGAGGTGCTCATCGGGGCGCAGCTCAGCCGCAGGGGCGTGCTGGAGGTCGCCACCTCGACCATGCTCGTCGTCGCCGGCGTCTGGGCCGTCCTGTTCGCCTGGTGCCTGGCGCGCCGGCGCCTCACCGAGGGCGAGGCCCTGGTGCAGCTGAGCGCGGTGAGCGCGCTGCTGGTGCTCGAGTCGGTGCTCGTGCCGGACACGACGTGGCAGTGGGTGTGCGCCACGGTGCTCTTCGTGGTGCCCGTGGCGGGGGTGATGTTCCTGCGCCGCTCCCTGCTGGCGCTCCTCACGCTCCTCGTGGTGGCGGGCCAGGTGGTCGTGGTGCTCGCCCGCCACCCCGACCCGCTGCTCGCCGCGTACACGCTCTCCGCGGTGCTGCTCTCCTCGCTGGTGCCCGTCGTCGTCGTCTTCGTGCTGGCCTCGGCGGTGCGCGCGGCGCAGGAGCGGGCCGAGCACATGGCCCGCACGGACGCGCTCACCGGGCTGCTGAACCGCCACGGGATGGGCGAGGCCGCTGCCGAGGTGGTCGCCGGCGCCGCGCAGGACGGACGCGTGCTGGGGGTGCTGGTCGCCGACGTCGACTGGTTCAAGAGGGTCAACGACACCTGGGGGCACGGCGTGGGCGACCAGGTGCTCGTCGCGTGCGCGCAGACGCTGCGCCGGCACGTCCGCGATGGCGATCTCGTGGTCCGCCTCGGCGGTGAGGAGGTGGCCGTCGTGGGCGCCTGGAAGGACGACGACGACGTCGCCGTCACCGCCGAGCGCCTGCGGGCAGCGGTCGAGCACCAGGACGTCCTGGGCCTGCCGCGCGTCACGGTGAGCATCGGGACGGCGAGCGCGCCGGCCCGCCGGGTCGCCACCGACAGCCCCTCCGGAGCGCTGGCCCGTCTCATCGACGAGGCCGACCAGGGGCTGTACGAGGCCAAGCGCGAGGGGAGGAACCGGGTCTGCCGCGGTTCGCGCGCGGACGCGGCCCCCTCCTGGAGCTCGACCTGA
- a CDS encoding triose-phosphate isomerase — protein sequence MDAARLWVGTSWKMTKTRAEGVAWARALVAAAADRGGEEAWAGVQPFVVPPATAISDVAAALQSPGTSRVLVGAQDAHWEDAGAWTGELSVPQLADAGAQLVELGHSERREHFAETDERVALKVSAVLRHGLLPLVCVGETAQQRDAGRSVDVVLTQARAALDAAGDQRCVIAYEPVWAIGEHGREARPEEVAPVVAALADLVGERGGTPARNPVLYGGSVTVEGAPGVLEVPGVDGLFVGRTAWRSEGFTALLDLAAR from the coding sequence GTGGACGCGGCACGGCTCTGGGTGGGCACCAGCTGGAAGATGACCAAGACCCGTGCCGAGGGCGTCGCGTGGGCGCGGGCGCTGGTCGCCGCGGCCGCCGACCGCGGGGGCGAGGAGGCCTGGGCGGGCGTGCAGCCCTTCGTGGTGCCGCCGGCCACCGCCATCTCCGACGTGGCGGCCGCCCTGCAGTCGCCCGGCACCTCCCGGGTCCTCGTGGGCGCGCAGGACGCGCACTGGGAGGACGCCGGCGCCTGGACCGGCGAGCTGTCCGTGCCCCAGCTGGCCGACGCCGGCGCGCAGCTGGTGGAGCTCGGGCACTCCGAGCGCCGCGAGCACTTCGCCGAGACCGACGAGCGGGTCGCCCTCAAGGTGTCGGCCGTGCTGCGGCACGGGCTGCTGCCGCTGGTCTGCGTGGGCGAGACCGCGCAGCAGCGCGACGCCGGCCGCTCGGTCGACGTCGTCCTCACCCAGGCGCGGGCCGCCCTCGACGCCGCGGGGGACCAGCGCTGCGTGATCGCCTACGAACCGGTCTGGGCCATCGGCGAGCACGGCCGCGAGGCCCGCCCCGAGGAGGTCGCGCCCGTGGTCGCGGCGCTCGCGGACCTCGTGGGCGAGCGCGGAGGCACGCCGGCGCGCAACCCCGTGCTCTACGGGGGGTCGGTGACGGTGGAGGGTGCGCCGGGCGTGCTGGAGGTGCCGGGCGTGGACGGCCTGTTCGTGGGGCGCACCGCCTGGCGCTCCGAGGGGTTCACCGCCCTGCTGGACCTCGCCGCGCGCTGA
- a CDS encoding alpha/beta hydrolase — protein sequence MDVSQYDPELRRAAALMGLVTPRSARSHRLQVRLANAVSATGRAMRPTPAHKDLGGGVEQLQRWLPRRDGGRTRALVVRRQRGGAPSAAVLWVHGGGYAVGSPEMSVGTARRLVDATGCVVVLPDYRLSVVEPYPAALHDCYDALVWLRDHAAGLGARDDQLVVGGESAGGGLTAATCLLARERGDVAVAFQVPLYPMIDDRPTPSSTGSTAPVWSSATNDAGWDAYLGPLCGSASVPATAAPARAEDLRGLPPVLTFVGDAEPFHDEVVAWTERLREAGVRVESRVYPGCFHAFDLMAPRARVSRVATAFLVEGFTRWCAELSAPQPR from the coding sequence GTGGACGTGTCGCAGTACGACCCGGAGCTGAGGCGGGCGGCGGCCCTCATGGGCCTGGTCACCCCGCGCAGCGCCCGCAGCCACCGGCTCCAGGTGAGGCTGGCGAACGCGGTCTCCGCCACCGGTCGCGCGATGCGTCCGACGCCGGCGCACAAGGACCTCGGCGGCGGCGTGGAGCAGCTGCAGCGCTGGCTGCCTCGGCGCGACGGCGGCCGGACGCGCGCGCTCGTCGTCCGGCGGCAGCGCGGTGGGGCACCCAGCGCCGCGGTGCTGTGGGTCCACGGCGGCGGGTACGCCGTCGGCTCCCCGGAGATGAGCGTGGGCACGGCCCGCCGGCTCGTGGACGCGACGGGCTGCGTCGTCGTCCTGCCCGACTACCGGCTGTCGGTGGTGGAGCCGTACCCGGCGGCCCTGCACGACTGCTACGACGCGCTGGTCTGGCTGCGAGACCACGCCGCCGGACTGGGCGCCCGCGACGACCAGCTGGTGGTGGGAGGCGAGAGCGCCGGCGGCGGCCTCACGGCCGCGACCTGCCTGCTGGCCCGCGAGCGCGGTGACGTGGCGGTGGCCTTCCAGGTGCCGCTGTACCCGATGATCGACGACCGGCCGACGCCGTCCTCGACGGGCAGCACCGCGCCGGTGTGGAGCTCGGCCACCAACGACGCCGGCTGGGACGCCTACCTCGGCCCGCTGTGCGGCAGCGCCTCCGTGCCCGCCACGGCGGCGCCCGCGCGGGCCGAGGACCTGCGCGGGCTGCCGCCGGTGCTGACGTTCGTCGGCGACGCCGAGCCGTTCCACGACGAGGTGGTCGCCTGGACCGAGCGCCTGCGCGAGGCGGGCGTGCGGGTGGAGAGCCGCGTCTACCCCGGCTGCTTCCACGCGTTCGACCTCATGGCGCCGCGGGCCCGGGTGAGCCGCGTGGCCACCGCGTTCCTCGTGGAGGGCTTCACGCGCTGGTGCGCCGAGCTGTCAGCACCTCAGCCCCGGTGA